The window CCGAGAACGGCGCGGTCTTCTCCGTCCCGGATAACGCGGCCTCCGCTGCCGGCCGGGATACGATCGGTCGGAGCGCGTGTAGGAGGCGTACGGCGTGTGGACGGCCATGCTCGTTCGGCGTCCGGCAAACGATCCGTGATCGCGGCGAGGGGGCGCCCGGCCGGGTACCCTGGAGATCGCGAACAAGTAGGGGTAGATGTACTCAGCCCCTGGCCACCCGAAGGTGTCAGGGGCTGAGCAAGGAAGCTTGTTTACGGCCAACTACCGCCCGGTCCTGGTAGCTTGCGCGGTCTTCCAGAACCTCGCCGCGAGCCTGGTACCGTCTGTCCGACCAGCTGTGCTCGATCCCTCTTCCCTCGGTCGCCTCGTTCCGTCGCCGGAACTCCGCTCCCTCAGGCCCGGGACTCGCGCCCCGGTTTCGCGATCTCGCGTCGGGCAACTCGCGGTGCGGTCATCGGCCTCGACCTCCGGTCGGTCGGTGCCGCCTCCTTTAGCACGCCCTGATTCTAAAAAGATTTTTTTGGGTCGTCAACCGCGAACCGCCGCGAGTCGTATTTTTTTCAAAAATTCATCGACCGAATGGCCATCCTCCGCAGCGATCCGCAGGAGAAAACCAGATTTTAGCGAGATCCCCACTCCCGCACCCACCCGATCCCCTCGTAGTGAGTCGGCATCTCGCGAGGCGGAGGCTCGGGGAGTTGATACTCCTCACCCTCGAAGGTGAACATGACCCGCACCGATCCCGTGGGCGGGTCAGCCGTCCATACTTCCGTCCGCTGATTCAGAATCTCGCGAGGCACGAATTCGGTGAATGGATCCTCCTGGTCCTCGAGGGGGAACGTAACTCGCATCGACACCGGCGTGCCTTCGGCGTCCGTCAATATCTCCGTCTTGGCTCCCGCCCGTTCGGTGGTGTCGGTCATGTGTTCCTCCCTCGCTCCTCCTGCCGATGAGCCTCAATCCTGGCTCGAAAGTGGTGCGTCGGCACCACCGTTGAAAGGCCCGCTGGAACGCCTCCAACCGGGTTCGGTCAGGTGCCGCTCCAGAGGTCGGTGGGGGTGGCGTCGATGCGGGAGCCGGTTCGTTGGACGTGGGTGAGGAGGCGGTTGAGGAGGGCTTCCGGTGGTAGCGTTCGTCGGAGGCCGGTGACGGTGGCGACGATGACGAGGCGTTCGCGGGCGCGGGAGAGGGCGACGTTGAGGAGGCGGGGGAAGTCGCGGTTCCGGCGCTCGTCGAGGAACCAGGAGCGGCCGGGGGGTGCGTCCACGGTGTCGATGATGACGAGGTGCTTCTCCCGTCCCTGGAAGCGGTGGATCGTGCTCACCTCCAGGTCGGCGGGCGCGGCGCGGCCGAGCCGGCGGCGGATGAGATCGTTCAGGTGGCGGGTCTGGGCGCGGTAGGGGGAGACCACCGCGATGTCCCGGACCCCGTCGCGGGCCGCGGCGCCGAGGAAGTCCGCCACGGCTTCGGCGTGGACGCGGTTCCGACGCGACCCGTCCACGCGTTCGACGCGCGGATCGAGGCCGCTCGTGTCGAGCACGGTGAGGGCGGCCCGCTCCGCAGCGCTCCCCGCCGCACGGCCCGTCGCCTGCCCCGCCCCGCGCTCGGCGACCTCCGGCGCATCCCGGAGCCGTCCGCCGTAGAAAAACTCGCTCACCAGTTCGCGGATGTCGGGCGCCATGCGGTACTGGAGGTCGAGCATCGCGCACAGCCCGTCTTTCGGGGAGGGCAGCCCGCGGCCGGCCCCTGCCCCGCCCCAGGCGCCCGACCCGCCCGCGGCGCCCGGCCCGCCCGCGGCCTCCGCAGGGTCGCCGGCCCCTGCCCCGTCCACGACGCCCGCTTCCCGGAACAGGTCCGTCCGCAGCCAGCGCATGGCCGCCGGGGCCGTGCTCGACACGACCGGGGGGAGCTGCTGGAAGTCGCCGACGGCGATCGCGGGGCCCGCGACCCTCGAGGCGGCGAGCGCCACGTAGGGGAGCGGCGCGGTGCTCGCCTCGTCGATGAGCAGGGACTCGAACCTCAACTCGCGGAGTTCCTCCCGGATCGAGAGCCGCGCGAAGGTCGTGAGGACGATGTCCGCCTCCTCCAGCACCCGTTCCGCCTGGCGGGCGATCTCGAGCATGACGCGGCCCAGGTTGCGCGCGGACTCCGCATCGTTGCGCGAGCGCGCGAGCGAGAGGAGGCGTCCGGCGCGGGCGTAGGGGTTGAGGGCGGGAGCTCCATCGCGCGCGCCCTCCGCCGGGCGAACCCGCAGCCGCCCCTCGTGCTCCGCAAGCGTGCGGTCCACGCCGCCGGCGCCGCCCTCGATCCGCCGCGCCAGCGCCGCCCCCAGGTCGAGGCGCGAGTCGGGCGCGGCGCCGAGGTCGAACCCCACGCGGATGATCCGGTCGCGCGCGAGGAGGTCCGGGTCGGCGATGGCGGCGAGCCGGCGCGCGATCTCGTCCACGGCTCCGTTCGTCGTCGCGGCGACGAGCACCCGGCCGCGGACGGCGAGTTCCAGCGCCGCGCGCGCCACGAGGCGGGACTTCCCGGTCCCCGGCGGGCCCCAGACGAGTTGGGCGCTGCTCCCCAGCACCCGTTCCAGGGCCTCCCGCTGCGGCGCGTTCAGGTCATCCGAGGAGTCCAGGCGCGGCGACTCCCGGCCGAGGCGCGGCGGCAGCCGGCCGAAGGCCCCGAGCACGGTGTCCGGGAAGAAGTCCTCCGGATCCTGCCCCACCTCGGCCAGCCGCGTGGAGAGTTCGCGCAGGAGCCAAGTGGGATCGAACTCGAGTTCGGCCCCGTCGAGGCGTTCGCCGAGCCACTCCGGGCTCACGGCCTGCAGCAGCCCGAGCGTGCGGTCGAAACGGTGGACCACGCCGAGCGCATCCCGCCCGCCGGTGTGGATGCGCACGCGGTCGTCCGCACGGATGTCGTATGTTCCCCCCGCGATCTGGAGGGCGTAGCGGTAGCCGGTCCCCGCCTCTCCCCGCAGGCGTCCGGAGAGCGCCGGAATCGGCCGGTCCAGGCGGCGGCGGGCGAGGTCGGCCGCGACCGCCTCGATCTCCTCCTCGATCGCCACGCGGAGATCCGCCAACAGAAGCCACAGCGACTCGAGGGAGTCAGGAGCCTGCATGCCGGACCATATCGATCGACCGAACCGCGAGGCCGCGGCCGCCGAGACCGCCGGGGACTGGAGCGGAGAGGCGCTGCGCGCGG of the Candidatus Palauibacter australiensis genome contains:
- a CDS encoding AAA domain-containing protein — its product is MQAPDSLESLWLLLADLRVAIEEEIEAVAADLARRRLDRPIPALSGRLRGEAGTGYRYALQIAGGTYDIRADDRVRIHTGGRDALGVVHRFDRTLGLLQAVSPEWLGERLDGAELEFDPTWLLRELSTRLAEVGQDPEDFFPDTVLGAFGRLPPRLGRESPRLDSSDDLNAPQREALERVLGSSAQLVWGPPGTGKSRLVARAALELAVRGRVLVAATTNGAVDEIARRLAAIADPDLLARDRIIRVGFDLGAAPDSRLDLGAALARRIEGGAGGVDRTLAEHEGRLRVRPAEGARDGAPALNPYARAGRLLSLARSRNDAESARNLGRVMLEIARQAERVLEEADIVLTTFARLSIREELRELRFESLLIDEASTAPLPYVALAASRVAGPAIAVGDFQQLPPVVSSTAPAAMRWLRTDLFREAGVVDGAGAGDPAEAAGGPGAAGGSGAWGGAGAGRGLPSPKDGLCAMLDLQYRMAPDIRELVSEFFYGGRLRDAPEVAERGAGQATGRAAGSAAERAALTVLDTSGLDPRVERVDGSRRNRVHAEAVADFLGAAARDGVRDIAVVSPYRAQTRHLNDLIRRRLGRAAPADLEVSTIHRFQGREKHLVIIDTVDAPPGRSWFLDERRNRDFPRLLNVALSRARERLVIVATVTGLRRTLPPEALLNRLLTHVQRTGSRIDATPTDLWSGT